The following coding sequences lie in one Eremothecium sinecaudum strain ATCC 58844 chromosome IV, complete sequence genomic window:
- the EDE1 gene encoding Ede1p (Syntenic homolog of Ashbya gossypii ABR149W; Syntenic homolog of Saccharomyces cerevisiae YBL047C (EDE1)): MAVINFKVPLSKEENASFGSQFRSLDRDEFGIVTGDTLKSYFSNSGLSSQLLSRVWSLVDTEQQGFLNISQFSAAMRAIGHLQLNPQLSVTSELYEAPPSQMTTLAGAGYSGIPPVTPHDYAKFSQLFDRSSEDGVRISGAKAKEVFLKAKLPNVVLGSIWTLCDRNNSGSLDKTEFVIAMHLIQLTLNKHPSATKLPTSLPPEIWRTSAPSNLAPLSRDSTGLSTSSSIARTGTLARLSSNSFTNISNDWTLTYEKKQQFDSIFDALDKNKAGALGADVLVPFFLTSKLSQEVLATIWDLADIYNNPVFTKTEFAIAMFLIQKKNAGIEFPDIVPDQLLNSPALGLHSGNAPQQQYYPPAPAYNKQPVIPSRDTKPHFERPQPQKGSSSLNELLTLNPSFDGQPNRSYQAVSNNTGSSIGTTSRQVVPGLERSSSLGNYGASQQSSKPYEGNLQRSATQHYGGDHYPMHSNLQPYASHSPSQKQLSYTSTPPMSSAALTEVPEPSQSGNWEGTASPGGGTGYQSEPSIELANLSNQISSLTTQATMLSEKRTNIKHDLDEIAQLKSKTETKLTSLRSSYEKERLEVDELETQLVRSRKELKLLEQELKVAEEEYNEVQSQLLRVKDELEETKHTNMETTGRISQYNNLAATMRRDLTEKQRQVKQEKSLLSVNAKQEELSQITVANLQAEIKGIDEQLVLFINKGKELDEYRVNIEKQHSEMERKHQEFVSRSHELENKYREFGEREKDLVQRTKEITENEQRYQAENLKLQKMFEELNKKRLEYELAEKEVLQQKLEEKEENLHTDEKSPIQPPTEETVEKQNISFASESKNAEIITDDQTSSTKAKSEIRDNVSLPVGLPQDDEGKQDSVFDKDIPTSPSQTELDEEEHIASAETVAQAMDEGDMNVYRIPRSESMTSSTANNAPQSVRDEEETDIPEVTGEHTRLPPKESDIIDEECERDLTHAADKSIPGGWDDLDYDDNSKTISDPPSASKSQLKSSNLVDSSGTDQSLASTAHSNMLDSDSGISEYLYHSSREVPSADAGFYRMTPATPIGGAAEHDNENITLQPASITSGENMPTTSSTHIMKENVSESSPSTHHFSNQQLNQTASVRIPSISTPVKTTEGYMVEPVSPVPTLNAQTTPSYGNSMPYLENSELLDPEELQKTKSSEIVFDDFAFEDLEQASPEDELGATPRLDPSAEFETAPIGFDHDNLNNSGFIDAPHPVFSSSANNQPVSVNDRDEWDEIFPAYETNRSSMNPITRPNDPKNSFMNVSAVKSPTKETAVHSTGAPIVPAAVQELESMGFSNSEATNALNKCNWDLEAATNFLLDNS, from the coding sequence ATGGCAGTTATAAACTTTAAGGTTCCTCTATCAAAAGAGGAGAATGCAAGTTTTGGTTCACAGTTTAGATCACTTGACCGTGATGAATTTGGTATTGTTACGGGTGACACTTTAAAATCATATTTTAGTAATTCGGGGCTAAGCAGCCAATTATTGTCAAGGGTGTGGTCATTAGTCGATACAGAGCAACAGGGATTTTTGAATATCAGTCAGTTCTCCGCGGCAATGCGTGCGATTGGTCATCTACAGTTGAACCCGCAACTTTCAGTTACTTCGGAGTTATACGAAGCGCCTCCGTCGCAAATGACGACGCTTGCAGGGGCGGGATATAGTGGTATACCACCTGTTACGCCACATGACTATGCGAAATTCAGTCAACTCTTTGACAGATCTTCTGAGGATGGGGTTAGGATATCGGGAGCAAAGGCCAAGGAGGTTTTTTTGAAGGCTAAGTTGCCAAATGTTGTGCTTGGTTCAATTTGGACGCTGTGCGACAGGAATAATTCTGGCAGCCTAGATAAGACGGAGTTTGTTATCGCAATGCACTTGATTCAGCTAACTTTAAATAAGCACCCTAGTGCTACTAAATTACCCACGTCACTTCCTCCAGAGATATGGCGTACCAGTGCTCCTTCTAATCTGGCACCTCTGAGTAGAGACTCTACTGGGTTATCGACGTCTTCTTCTATTGCTAGAACTGGTACGTTGGCTCGCCTGTCGTCAAACTCCTTTACTAACATCTCAAATGACTGGACTTTGACTTACGAGAAGAAACAGCAATTTGATAGTATATTTGACGCTTTGGATAAAAATAAGGCTGGTGCTTTGGGTGCTGATGTTTTGGTTCCATTCTTTCTTACTTCAAAATTAAGCCAAGAAGTTTTGGCAACAATCTGGGATCTGGCAGACATTTATAATAATCCTGTATTTACAAAAACTGAATTTGCCATTGCAATGTTTTTAATTCAGAAGAAAAACGCTGGAATCGAATTTCCAGATATTGTACCAGATCAGTTGTTAAACTCTCCCGCTTTAGGCTTGCATTCTGGAAATGCTCCCCAACAACAGTATTATCCACCAGCACCAGCTTACAACAAACAGCCAGTAATCCCATCCAGGGATACCAAGCCCCACTTTGAACGTCCTCAACCGCAGAAAGGAAGCAGCTCCCTCAATGAACTGCTGACATTGAATCCATCATTTGACGGCCAGCCCAACCGTTCTTACCAGGCGGTTTCAAACAACACAGGTAGTTCAATTGGTACAACATCGAGACAAGTTGTACCTGGATTAGAGAGATCTTCGAGTCTTGGGAATTATGGTGCATCGCAGCAGAGCAGCAAACCATATGAAGGGAATCTCCAAAGAAGCGCTACTCAGCACTATGGTGGTGATCATTATCCAATGCACTCAAATCTTCAACCTTATGCCTCTCATAGCCCTTCTCAGAAGCAGCTATCATATACTTCAACTCCTCCTATGAGCAGTGCAGCGTTAACTGAAGTTCCTGAGCCCTCTCAAAGTGGAAACTGGGAAGGAACAGCTTCTCCTGGTGGTGGAACTGGTTATCAATCCGAGCCTTCTATTGAATTAGCCAATCTATCAAACCAGATTAGCTCCTTGACTACCCAAGCAACAATGTTAAGTGAAAAGAGGACAAATATTAAGCATGATCTGGATGAGATAGCTCAGTTAAAGTCAAAGACCGAAACAAAGCTAACTTCTTTACGCAGTTCATACGAAAAGGAAAGACTAGAAGTTGATGAACTTGAAACCCAATTAGTGAGATCGCGTAAAGAATTGAAGCTGTTAGAGCAAGAGCTAAAGGTTGCTGAGGAAGAGTATAATGAAGTTCAATCACAGTTACTGAGAGTTAAGGATGAGTTGGAGGAAACGAAGCATACAAATATGGAAACAACAGGACGTATTAGCCAATACAATAATCTGGCGGCAACTATGCGTAGAGATTTAACGGAAAAACAGCGGCAAGTAAAGCAAGAAAAATCATTACTTAGCGTTAACGCAAAGCAAGAAGAATTGAGTCAGATAACAGTGGCAAATTTGCAAGCCGAGATCAAGGGTATAGATGAACAACTTGTTCTGTTTATTAACAAAGGCAAAGAGTTAGATGAATATCGTGTTAACATTGAAAAACAACATAGTGAAATGGAACGGAAGCATCAAGAATTTGTCTCAAGATCCCATGAATTAGAGAATAAATACCGTGAATTTGGAGAAAGAGAGAAAGATTTGGTCCAACGGACAAAAGAGATAACTGAGAATGAGCAAAGATATCAGGCAGAAAACTTGAAATTACAGAAAATGTTCGAAGAGTTAAACAAAAAGCGTTTAGAGTACGAATTGGCGGAAAAGGAGGTTCTCCAGCAAAAACTTGAAGAGAAGGAGGAAAATTTGCATACTGACGAAAAAAGTCCTATTCAACCTCCAACCGAGGAAACAGTTGAGAAGCAAAATATTTCCTTTGCTTCTGAATCTAAAAACGCTGAAATTATTACTGATGATCAGACCTCTAGTACAAAAGCTAAATCCGAAATTCGTGATAATGTATCTTTACCAGTCGGATTACCGCAAGATGATGAAGGTAAACAAGACAGCGTTTTCGATAAAGATATTCCTACTTCGCCATCGCAAACTGAACTTGATGAGGAGGAACATATTGCTAGTGCTGAAACTGTAGCACAAGCAATGGACGAAGGTGATATGAATGTATACAGAATTCCTAGATCGGAATCTATGACTTCGTCTACTGCCAATAATGCTCCACAATCTGTTAGGGATGAGGAAGAGACTGATATACCGGAAGTTACAGGAGAGCATACCAGACTGCCTCCTAAGGAGTCTGAtattattgatgaagaatGTGAGAGAGATCTGACCCATGCCGCAGATAAATCTATTCCTGGAGGATGGGACGATCTGGATTATGACGATAATTCCAAAACTATAAGTGATCCTCCTTCAGCTTCGAAGAGCCAATTAAAAAGCAGTAATCTGGTTGATTCCTCGGGTACTGACCAATCCCTTGCCAGCACAGCACATAGTAATATGCTCGATTCTGACAGTGGAATTAGCGAATATTTGTACCATAGTTCCAGAGAAGTTCCCTCAGCAGACGCTGGATTCTATCGTATGACCCCAGCGACACCTATTGGTGGTGCTGCTGAGCACGATAACGAAAACATTACGTTACAACCTGCATCAATCACTTCGGGAGAAAACATGCCTACCACTTCATCCACTCATATaatgaaagaaaatgtTTCTGAAAGTTCTCCTTCTACGCATCATTTCTCAAATCAACAGCTTAATCAAACCGCTAGCGTTCGTATTCCATCTATTTCTACACCTGTAAAGACTACAGAAGGGTATATGGTGGAACCTGTTTCACCTGTGCCCACCTTAAATGCTCAAACCACCCCCTCTTATGGTAATAGTATGCCTTACCTGGAAAACTCAGAGCTCTTAGATCCTGAGGAACTGCAGAAAACGAAGAGCTCAGAAATTGTTTTCGACGACTTTGCTTTTGAAGATTTAGAGCAGGCATCCCCTGAGGATGAGCTGGGTGCAACCCCTCGTCTGGATCCTAGTGCTGAATTTGAGACTGCACCCATTGGTTTCGATCATGATAATCTGAATAATTCTGGATTCATTGACGCCCCACACCCTGTGTTCAGCAGTTCCGCAAACAACCAACCTGTTTCAGTTAACGACCGTGATGAATGGGATGAAATTTTCCCGGCATATGAAACTAATAGGTCGAGCATGAATCCTATAACAAGACCAAATGACCCAAAGAATTCTTTCATGAACGTATCTGCAGTAAAATCTCCTACAAAAGAGACCGCCGTTCATTCAACCGGTGCGCCTATTGTTCCAGCTGCTGTCCAAGAACTAGAAAGCATGGGTTTTAGTAATAGCGAAGCTACTAATGCATTAAACAAATGCAACTGGGACTTAGAAGCGGCTACTAACTTTTTACTAGACAACAGCTAA
- a CDS encoding uncharacterized protein (Syntenic homolog of Ashbya gossypii ABR148C-A; Syntenic homolog of Saccharomyces cerevisiae YJR112W-A; plus one ribosomal slippage frameshift occuring at consensus CTTAGGC site), translating into MISAKIRWKYFSALFMCVICTIYLGITTNAKLKSITKDNDKLAHFVAFFVDTWLFVRCIVPKYIDTEAIFGRFGPLRRIVAYGDLDSGQTVMVYRIPKYVLVIGLVIVAAVGSELLQPVLSGGKRTFDVWDIAGNLLGGLTGVAGGYLCEM; encoded by the exons ATGATATCTGCAAAAATCCGCTGGAAGTACTTTTCTGCGCTCTTTATGTGCGTTATTTGTACTATTTATCTT GGCATCACCACGAATGCTAAACTCAAAAGTATAACTAAGGATAATGACAAATTAGCTCACTTTGTAGCCTTTTTTGTGGATACTTGGTTGTTTGTAAGATGCATTGTTCCGAAGTACATTGATACCGAGGCTATATTTGGACGCTTTGGGCCGCTTCGTCGTATAGTAGCGTATGGGGACTTGGATTCTGGCCAAACTGTGATGGTCTATAGAATTCCTAAATACGTGCTCGTTATTGGACTTGTGATAGTTGCTGCAGTCGGCAGCGAGTTACTGCAGCCTGTTTTATCAGGAGGTAAGAGGACTTTTGATGTTTGGGACATAGCGGGGAATCTCCTTGGCGGATTAACGGGCGTAGCAGGAGGTTACCTATGCGAAATGTAA
- the RSM7 gene encoding mitochondrial 37S ribosomal protein uS7m (Syntenic homolog of Ashbya gossypii ABR148W; Syntenic homolog of Saccharomyces cerevisiae YJR113C (RSM7)), whose product MFLLRRSLNARVGFTPSAFCAAIRPPVGVLQYRLQSTLPSNPPINAELIKNTDNTIEGEADRWIAALDELDKELAEGSFSEMNLSQQGVSGVSYQQLMETMQNKFEPTAEQLAEWESLKSVPIPLKKDEVFDQVVNMIMRHGKKEKAHKILSRALYIVFCVTRKDPLPVLKKSLDDLAPLMIVRKFKTRVAKAAEIPVPLTQRQRIRLAWKWILESSSKRKSDDIAVRLGQELVAVYKGESTGFQKRDEIHKSAIAHRAYIKLN is encoded by the coding sequence ATGTTTCTGCTGCGGAGATCATTAAATGCAAGAGTAGGTTTTACACCAAGCGCTTTTTGCGCAGCTATAAGGCCTCCTGTGGGTGTTTTACAGTATAGATTGCAGTCAACGCTGCCATCCAATCCCCCAATAAACGCAGAATTGATTAAAAATACAGATAATACGATAGAAGGAGAAGCAGATCGTTGGATTGCTGCATTAGATGAACTGGATAAGGAGTTAGCAGAGGGGTCTTTCTCCGAAATGAATTTGTCTCAGCAAGGTGTCTCCGGAGTAAGTTATCAGCAACTGATGGAAACTATGCAGAACAAGTTTGAGCCAACTGCTGAGCAGCTAGCTGAGTGGGAAAGTTTAAAGAGTGTCCCAATCCCTTTGAAGAAGGACGAGGTTTTCGACCAAGTCGTCAACATGATTATGAGGCATGgaaaaaaagaaaaagcACATAAGATACTGTCGCGTGCCTTGTATATAGTGTTCTGTGTTACCAGGAAGGACCCACTCCCAGTTTTAAAGAAATCTTTGGACGACTTGGCTCCCTTGATGATAGTCAGAAAGTTCAAGACCCGTGTTGCTAAGGCAGCTGAAATCCCAGTGCCTTTAACGCAGAGACAAAGAATCCGTCTTGCATGGAAGTGGATTCTTGAAAGTTCATCCAAGAGGAAATCAGATGACATTGCTGTTCGTCTGGGACAAGAACTTGTTGCAGTATACAAAGGCGAAAGTACCGGTTTCCAAAAACGTGACGAAATTCATAAGTCCGCTATCGCACACAGAGCGTACATCAAGTTGAACTAG
- the PSY4 gene encoding Psy4p (Syntenic homolog of Ashbya gossypii ABR147C; Syntenic homolog of Saccharomyces cerevisiae YBL046W (PSY4)) has product MMGIKSKQLYQDLTQIVIERDVSPLECNIPSEFLGRLFEHMLVSIPQDIFSNEGGSDGWEHDVGRLQHVVEYIEINFARNNTYPFTIQRLCELCYHPLKYFKIHELKKFVNAVEKVSFVRSSWTKDYGVSENLHSRENPANGNQVAQSIENGDSRGYSENVSISKIQWLGSRDTGNLKDFIEKIESIVSVTFGYDEEEEEDEEDRDVIIQECYEEDTGVDTEEEDEEDRDYVLDEASTSEDEDEDDGEDDMEDVGPDLHNDAQGANQNETYGYDKQSEASTGHNIETTESYNGEVASVLEDLGIDAGINLSGTKRRPTKDLDGFNFRETKSELTEDQLEDRPESSILINSPHFGNSVRGDDESTNNMNNNVFDSGEHKSASLGHMHASERTQPILISPTEVKENTEKMTAISQEDSPLRHRAKGNTHVAPIL; this is encoded by the coding sequence ATGATGGGAATAAAATCTAAGCAGTTGTACCAAGATCTGACGCAGATAGTCATCGAACGCGATGTTTCGCCTTTAGAATGCAATATTCCAAGTGAGTTTCTGGGAAGACTGTTTGAACATATGCTGGTTTCTATTCCGCAGGATATTTTTTCAAATGAAGGCGGCAGCGATGGGTGGGAGCATGATGTTGGTAGACTACAGCATGTCGTGGAATATATTGAGATAAATTTTGCTAGGAACAACACATACCCATTCACCATACAAAGGCTTTGTGAGCTTTGCTATCATCCTCTGAAATACTTTAAGATCCATGAATTGAAGAAATTTGTGAACGCGGTGGAGAAGGTAAGTTTCGTGAGGAGCAGCTGGACAAAAGACTACGGTGTATCTGAGAACTTACATAGTAGAGAAAATCCTGCAAATGGAAATCAAGTAGCACAAAGCATCGAGAACGGAGATAGTAGAGGTTATAGTGAGAATGTCTCAATATCGAAAATCCAGTGGTTAGGTTCTAGAGATACAGGCAATTTAAAAGATTTCATCGAGAAGATCGAGTCGATAGTGTCTGTTACCTTTGGTtatgatgaggaagaagaagaggacGAAGAAGATAGAGATGTTATTATCCAGGAGTGCTACGAGGAAGACACAGGCGTAGATACAGAggaggaagatgaagaagatcGAGACTATGTTTTAGATGAAGCATCCACCAGcgaagatgaagatgaagatgatggAGAAGACGATATGGAAGACGTTGGACCTGATCTACATAATGATGCACAGGGTGCAAATCAAAATGAAACTTATGGGTATGATAAACAGTCGGAGGCGTCCACAGGGCATAATATAGAGACCACTGAATCATATAATGGAGAAGTTGCATCCGTTTTAGAGGACCTGGGCATCGATGCCGGGATTAATTTAAGCGGCACCAAAAGAAGACCTACAAAAGATTTGGACGGATTTAATTTCAGGGAAACGAAGTCTGAGCTCACAGAGGACCAGCTAGAAGATAGACCAGAAAGTTCAATACTAATAAATTCTCCACACTTCGGAAATTCGGTTAGAGGAGACGACGAGTCTACAAACAATATGAATAACAATGTTTTCGATTCTGGAGAACATAAATCAGCTAGCTTGGGCCATATGCATGCTTCCGAGCGAACTCAGCCAATCTTAATATCACCAACTGAGGTAAAAGAGAACACAGAGAAGATGACAGCTATTTCACAAGAAGATAGTCCACTAAGGCATAGGGCAAAAGGAAATACACATGTAGCACCAATACTATGA
- the COR1 gene encoding ubiquinol--cytochrome-c reductase subunit COR1 (Syntenic homolog of Ashbya gossypii ABR146W; Syntenic homolog of Saccharomyces cerevisiae YBL045C (COR1)) — MLRSIARSSLLKRSISTTVAPKPEITELSNGIIVATEGNPASHTASVGVVFGSGASSENPYNNGVSNLFSTAFKSAYGAEAAKSGYSLTSAVDREYQSYVVNTTASGVNKALDFLQDKLSKPLSDSVFLEAKSKTIKAVNAFEENEHAERVMEHLHATAFQNTPLSLPKRGTEESLSLLENSDLQSFLKHHFVSSNAVIVGSGNISHESLLRAVESQVSLSSGSKVESKPSSFLGSEIRLRDDTLPKAWISIAAEGEPVTSPNYYVAQVAAEVFGTYMHTEPASKLQGVKLLDTVSESHLADYMEHYSLSYKDSGLFGFSAITTNFGQIDDLVHFTLKQWNRLSISITETEIARAKKLLKLKLATANSDNATAAIRLGAQTLARGASPALSEVFAKIDSVNVASVKKWANARLWDHDVAVCGTGQIEGLLDYMRIRNDMSMMRW; from the coding sequence ATGTTGAGATCCATTGCTAGATCTTCTTTATTGAAGAGATCCATTTCTACTACGGTAGCTCCAAAACCAGAAATCACAGAATTGTCTAACGGGATTATTGTTGCTACTGAGGGTAACCCTGCTTCTCACACAGCTTCTGTTGGTGTTGTGTTTGGATCGGGTGCTTCTTCCGAGAACCCATACAACAACGGTGTATCGAACTTGTTTTCTACGGCTTTCAAGAGCGCTTACGGTGCAGAAGCGGCTAAAAGTGGATATAGTTTGACCTCTGCCGTTGACAGGGAGTACCAGTCCTATGTTGTGAACACCACCGCTTCTGGCGTCAACAAGGCCCTAGACTTCCTACAAGACAAGTTGTCCAAGCCGCTAAGCGATTCTGTATTCCTAGAGGCTAAATCCAAGACGATCAAAGCTGTCAATGCCTTTGAGGAGAATGAGCATGCTGAGCGTGTGATGGAGCACTTGCACGCTACTGCGTTCCAAAACACCCCATTGAGCTTGCCAAAGAGAGGTACTGAGGAATCTTTGAGCCTTTTGGAAAACTCTGATCTTCAATCCTTCCTAAAGCACCACTTTGTTTCTTCCAACGCCGTCATTGTTGGTAGCGGTAATATCTCTCACGAATCTTTGCTAAGAGCTGTTGAGTCACAAGTTTCGCTGTCCTCTGGCAGCAAGGTGGAGTCTAAGCCATCGTCCTTCTTGGGTTCTGAAATCAGACTAAGAGATGACACTTTGCCAAAGGCTTGGATTTCCATTGCCGCTGAAGGTGAGCCAGTCACTTCTCCAAACTACTATGTTGCTCAAGTTGCTGCTGAGGTGTTTGGTACCTACATGCACACTGAGCCAGCCTCCAAGTTACAAGGTGTTAAGTTGTTAGACACTGTGTCAGAATCGCATTTGGCTGATTACATGGAACACTACTCTCTATCCTACAAGGACTCCGGTCTATTTGGTTTCTCTGCTATCACTACCAACTTTGGGCAAATCGATGACTTGGTCCACTTTACATTGAAGCAATGGAACAGGTTGTCCATTTCTATCACAGAGACTGAAATCGCTCGTGCTAAGAAGTTGTTGAAATTGAAGTTGGCTACTGCTAACTCTGACAACGCGACTGCTGCCATCAGATTAGGTGCTCAGACGTTGGCTCGTGGTGCTAGCCCAGCTTTGTCTGAAGTTTTTGCCAAGATCGACAGTGTAAACGTTGCTAGTGTCAAGAAGTGGGCTAATGCGAGATTGTGGGACCACGATGTTGCTGTTTGTGGTACCGGTCAAATCGAGGGCTTGCTAGACTACATGAGGATCAGAAACGACATGTCCATGATGAGATGGTAA
- the ECM13 gene encoding Ecm13p (Syntenic homolog of Ashbya gossypii AGL327W; Syntenic homolog of Saccharomyces cerevisiae YBL043W (ECM13)) — MAGNRLSTSELYLLANMARHKLLTAAQVGHQDHDLRILVGHANLLDSLTEMLNHEHMYMHSTVYIENNERVGEVNEYTEVLSIVTVDYDHEDFQRDLDHDVLGFPSVVSSDLVPCFNT, encoded by the coding sequence ATGGCAGGTAATAGGCTATCTACGTCGGAGTTATACTTGTTGGCTAACATGGCCAGACACAAGCTTTTGACGGCTGCGCAGGTTGGGCACCAGGATCATGATTTGAGAATACTTGTTGGGCATGCCAACCTGCTAGATAGCTTAACTGAGATGCTGAACCACGAGCACATGTATATGCATTCGACGGTTTATATCGAAAATAATGAGCGGGTTGGGGAGGTTAATGAGTATACCGAAGTGTTGTCAATTGTGACTGTTGACTACGATCACGAGGACTTTCAAAGAGATCTAGATCACGATGTGCTAGGTTTCCCCTCTGTTGTTTCGTCTGATCTTGTTCCATGCTTTAACACCTGA
- the CPS1 gene encoding Gly-Xaa carboxypeptidase (Syntenic homolog of Ashbya gossypii AGL325W; Non-syntenic homolog of Saccharomyces cerevisiae YJL172W (CPS1); Tandem gene duplication in Ashbya gossypii), with protein sequence MVQLANDKNKNEDNNPRPNRRGKWVYVIILGAAFLGWYTWRGNLYQGESKEFDELQCPSFEKVRGIAVENTRRLLTDTAVIDSTVRKLQNAVRIPTEISVNIPDPGVYPDNEAWDSFKLLHEQLAKDFPLVWSKLKVEKVNTYSLLITWEGSKRDLKPMMLAAHMDVIPVERKTWHEWKYPPFSGDLKEGAVWGRGAFDNKNKLVASLQALEYILENEPDFVPSRTILVALGCDEEVGGRYGAAHLYLLLLGRYGEKGIYSIYDEGVAGISNIGGQDYAIPAIGEKGHIAVAFNLTTPGGHASVPPEHTSIGIAARLITYIEDETLPTLLYKGSQTLQLFQCIAQYSENIPQTLKNDLKKVLNDRNANDRVVKSFTSILGPEVNSMLRTTKAVTIINGGIITNAVPETVSFVVDSRIAVDSTVKKTEDLLSSKAYKIAKSFNLGLEVNEEVILPPTPQGNLVLSSMFSLEPAPLSPDNSAWRTFAGTIKSLYEEVVFPFENGNEDKDIVIVPSIMFANTDTALYWNLTDNIYRFQPGLIPRDAIKKIHSVDEHMPVRALMDSLAFTYDYIHAAQGVA encoded by the coding sequence ATGGTTCAATTAGCAAATGATAAGAATAAGAATGAGGATAACAACCCGCGGCCCAATAGGCGTGGAAAGTGGGTTTATGTAATTATCCTAGGGGCTGCTTTCCTCGGGTGGTATACCTGGAGGGGTAATTTGTATCAGGGGGAAAGTAAAGAATTTGATGAATTACAGTGCCCATCCTTCGAGAAGGTACGTGGCATTGCGGTCGAAAATACCAGACGGCTATTAACTGATACTGCGGTAATTGATTCCACAGTCCGAAAGCTTCAGAATGCGGTAAGAATACCCACTGAAATATCCGTTAACATACCAGATCCCGGGGTTTATCCAGACAATGAAGCTTGGGACAGCTTCAAGCTGCTACATGAGCAGCTAGCCAAAGATTTCCCTCTCGTTTGGTCTAAGTTGAAGGTGGAAAAGGTGAACACTTACAGCTTATTGATTACGTGGGAGGGATCTAAGCGCGACCTTAAGCCAATGATGCTGGCTGCGCATATGGATGTTATTCCTGTTGAGCGTAAAACATGGCATGAATGGAAATACCCCCCATTTAGTGGGGATTTGAAGGAGGGAGCCGTTTGGGGACGTGGAGCATTTGATAACAAAAACAAGTTGGTAGCTTCCCTACAGGCCTTGGAGTATATCTTGGAGAATGAGCCAGACTTTGTCCCCTCAAGGACAATCTTGGTTGCGTTAGGTTGCGACGAAGAGGTTGGCGGAAGGTATGGAGCAGCTCACTTGTATTTATTGCTTCTAGGCAGATATGGCGAAAAAGGTATTTACTCTATCTATGATGAGGGTGTTGCAGGAATATCTAACATCGGTGGTCAAGATTATGCAATTCCCGCCATCGGAGAGAAAGGACATATCGCCGTAGCCTTTAATTTAACTACACCTGGGGGCCATGCTTCTGTTCCACCTGAGCACACGTCGATTGGTATTGCGGCGCGTTTAATCACCTACATTGAAGATGAGACTTTACCAACTTTGCTGTACAAAGGAAGCCAAACTTTGCAATTATTCCAGTGTATCGCCCAGTACTCTGAAAACATCCCTCAAACATTGAAGAATGATTTAAAGAAAGTTCTGAACGACCGTAACGCCAACGACCGCGTGGTGAAGAGCTTCACGTCCATTTTGGGCCCGGAGGTGAACTCAATGTTGCGTACAACAAAAGCTGTTACTATAATAAATGGCGGAATTATCACTAATGCTGTGCCAGAGACGGTCTCATTTGTCGTTGACTCTAGGATTGCAGTGGACTCTACAGTGAAGAAGACGGAGGATTTACTATCGTCCAAAGCGTACAAAATTGCAAAGTCGTTTAACCTTGGATTGGAAGTTAATGAGGAAGTTATTTTACCACCAACACCACAAGGTAACCTTGTGCTCTCCAGTATGTTTTCACTTGAACCTGCCCCATTGTCTCCAGACAACAGTGCTTGGAGAACATTCGCAGGTACGATCAAAAGTCTCTATGAAGAGGTTGTTTTTCCATTCGAAAACGGAAACGAAGACAAGGATATTGTAATTGTCCCAAGCATTATGTTTGCCAACACCGATACTGCTTTATATTGGAATCTCACTGACAATATCTACCGTTTCCAGCCTGGATTGATTCCACGTGATGCAATTAAGAAAATCCACTCAGTGGACGAACATATGCCTGTTCGCGCCCTTATGGATTCGCTTGCGTTCACCTACGACTATATTCATGCCGCGCAGGGCGTTGCATGA